From Musa acuminata AAA Group cultivar baxijiao chromosome BXJ3-8, Cavendish_Baxijiao_AAA, whole genome shotgun sequence, one genomic window encodes:
- the LOC103995470 gene encoding protein EXORDIUM-like 2, translating into MANFPSLFSHLLLLLLMLQHSAAVLLQQQPLVLEYHRGRLLEGNHTVNLLFYGRFSPSQRSIVADFVPSLSPAYPSLPPPSAASWWHTTSLYGGGGPVRLYLGPQILDEGYTRGKSSNNPHQMEKSRQAPSQYRKTFLHHRH; encoded by the coding sequence ATGGCCAACTTTCCGTCTCTGTTCTCccacctgctgctgctgctgctaatgTTGCAGCATTCCGCTGCTGTTCTATTGCAGCAGCAGCCCCTTGTTCTGGAGTACCACAGAGGCCGCCTCCTCGAGGGCAATCACACCGTCAACCTCCTCTTCTATGGCCGCTTCTCCCCGTCTCAGCGATCCATCGTTGCCGACTTCGTCCCCTCTCTCTCCCCCGCTTACCCCTCCCTCCCACCGCCCTCCGCGGCCTCCTGGTGGCACACGACCTCCCTCTACGGCGGCGGTGGCCCCGTCCGTCTCTATCTCGGCCCGCAGATCCTCGACGAGGGCTACACCCGGGGGAAGAGTTCCAATAACCCACATCAGATGGAGAAAAGTCGTCAGGCTCCTTCACAGTACAGGAAGACCTTTCTCCACCATCGCCATTGA
- the LOC135646078 gene encoding 7-deoxyloganetin glucosyltransferase-like, with amino-acid sequence MLNDAAEREDEAIVSVKQKMRPHAVLIPYPTAGQLNPMLQLAELLQSRGFYITFVNTEFSRRQLLRTGGPGALSGSETFRFVTIADGVSQADHLGPDRLVELWLSIQRNCPAALAELLLELNASSDVPRITCIVANYLMTFTRAVAEQIGVPELVFWTTSACGLMASLQLGELVRRGYIPFKDESCLTNGYLDTAIDWIPGMKEMRLRDLSSFIRTTDHDDIFLKTEMEEVDYALKAWGLILNTFEDMESEVLDALQGFFPRIYTLGAVGSLVERVAGGSRSTSLRLGFWREDRRCMDWLDAQQDASVIYVSFGSLAVLTVTQLTEFAWGLADSNHPFLWVIRPDMVEGGAATLPEEFIEETKGRSFFAGWCRQGEVLAHPSIAGFLTHSGWNSMMESVACGVPVICWPGFAEQYTNCLYACEQWGFGMEIDQVVKREQVKDVVVELMEGEKGKEMRKNATKWKEMAARATAQGGSSHGNLERLVKDLNP; translated from the exons ATGTTGAATGATGCCGCAGAGAGAGAAGACGAGGCAATTGTTTCGGTGAAGCAGAAGATGCGCCCCCATGCGGTGCTCATCCCGTACCCCACCGCAGGGCAGCTGAACCCCATGCTGCAGCTGGCGGAGCTGCTACAGTCCAGAGGCTTCTACATCACCTTCGTCAACACCGAGTTCAGCCGCCGGCAACTCCTGCGCACCGGCGGGCCAGGCGCTCTCAGCGGCAGCGAGACCTTCCGGTTCGTGACCATTGCGGACGGCGTGTCGCAGGCGGATCACCTAGGCCCGGATCGGCTGGTCGAGCTGTGGCTCTCGATACAGAGGAACTGTCCTGCCGCGCTTGCGGAGCTTCTGCTGGAGCTCAACGCCTCCTCCGACGTGCCCCGCATTACCTGCATCGTAGCCAACTACTTGATGACCTTCACACGAGCGGTGGCGGAGCAGATCGGCGTTCCCGAGTTGGTCTTCTGGACCACCAGTGCTTGTGGCCTCATGGCGTCCCTTCAGCTCGGGGAGCTCGTCAGAAGAGGATACATACCATTCAAAG ATGAGAGTTGCCTGACAAATGGATATTTGGACACTGCCATTGATTGGATTCCTGGAATGAAAGAGATGCGGCTCAGAGACCTCTCCAGCTTCATCAGAACGACGGATCACGACGACATCTTCCTCAAGACGGAGATGGAGGAAGTGGATTACGCGCTGAAAGCATGGGGTTTGATCCTCAACACATTCGAAGACATGGAAAGCGAGGTTTTGGATGCTCTGCAGGGGTTCTTCCCGCGGATTTACACGCTCGGTGCCGTCGGCTCACTCGTCGAACGGGTTGCGGGAGGAAGCCGAAGCACCTCACTGCGCTTGGGCTTTTGGCGAGAGGATCGCAGGTGCATGGACTGGCTCGACGCTCAACAGGATGCATCGGTGATCTACGTGAGTTTCGGAAGCCTCGCGGTCTTGACGGTCACGCAACTGACGGAGTTTGCATGGGGCCTCGCCGACAGCAACCATCCCTTCCTGTGGGTCATTCGACCCGACATGGTCGAAGGCGGGGCCGCCACGTTGCCGGAAGAGTTCATCGAAGAAACAAAAGGGAGGAGCTTCTTCGCCGGCTGGTGTCGACAAGGAGAAGTGCTCGCCCACCCTTCCATCGCTGGCTTTCTGACGCACAGCGGCTGGAACTCCATGATGGAGAGCGTCGCCTGCGGCGTGCCGGTGATCTGCTGGCCAGGATTCGCGGAGCAGTACACGAATTGCCTGTATGCTTGCGAGCAGTGGGGATTCGGCATGGAGATCGACCAAGTCGTGAAGAGAGAGCAGGTCAAGGACGTCGTTGTGGAGCTAATGGAAggagagaaggggaaggagatgAGGAAGAACGCCACCAAATGGAAAGAGATGGCAGCGCGAGCAACagcacaaggtgggagctcacatGGAAACCTGGAGAGATTGGTGAAGGACTTGAATCCTTAA
- the LOC103995212 gene encoding uncharacterized protein LOC103995212: MASSSSPSTSSLHYRSRFGDTTLTKVFVGGLAWETPTAELRRFFEQFGEILEAVIISDKITGRSKGYGFVTFRDPESARRSVVDPNPVIDGRRANCNIAALGRQRPSPPRGRSPEGSMYRQYSRVPAQVAPAAPAPVVYPSPFGYVAYPAEYGYQQTAVYNPQMASYYHQQLYGPTSPPTVGHPPYHCPPIGYLQTARAGFPSHYMQYPAPHMEGTFIPSSSQQYPLQLQPPPHARQPLNTTEGSQAPQQLSTPGADSDDNQDA, from the exons atggcttcctcttcttctccttcgacTTCCAGCCTGCACTATCGTTCAAGGTTTGGCGACACAACCTTGACCAAAGTGTTTGTGGGTGGATTGGCATGGGAGACTCCCACGGCGGAGCTCCGCCGTTTCTTCGAGCAGTTTGGTGAAATCCTCGAGGCCGTGATCATATCCGACAAGATCACCGGGCGATCCAAAGGCTATGGCTTc GTGACCTTCCGCGACCCCGAGTCGGCGAGGAGGTCGGTGGTGGATCCCAACCCGGTGATCGACGGCAGGCGAGCCAACTGCAACATTGCCGCTTTGGGGAGGCAGCGACCCTCTCCACCACGAG GGAGGAGCCCAGAAGGGAGCATGTACCGGCAATACAGCAGAGTGCCAGCCCAGGTGGCCCCCGCTGCTCCAGCCCCAGTTGTTTACCCTTCTCCCTTCGG GTATGTGGCCTATCCAGCTGAGTATGGATACCAACAA ACTGCTGTGTACAACCCTCAAATGGCATCCTATTACCATCAACAATTGTATGGACCAACTTCACCACCAACTGTTGGACATCCACCCTACCATTGCCCTCCAATAGGGTACTTGCAAACTGCTAGGGCAGGTTTTCCTTCACACTACATGCAGTATCCTGCACCCCACATGGAAGGGACCTTCATCCCCTCATCTTCACAGCAGTATCCATTACAACTGCAGCCCCCACCACATGCAAGGCAACCCCTGAACACTACAGAAG GCTCACAAGCTCCTCAGCAACTCTCCACACCTGGAGCAGATTCTGATGATAACCAGGATGCTTGA